A stretch of the Corynebacterium maris DSM 45190 genome encodes the following:
- a CDS encoding GNAT family N-acetyltransferase: protein MSLSDTLGNPVDVRPQGQSFHITYADDEVAGRADFRDTDGERLFFHTEVEEQYGGRGLASTLLDAALAATAADGLTVVAVCPFVKARLEKDAGPVTWRKPSPDDLTWLRRHL from the coding sequence ATGAGCCTGAGCGACACACTCGGCAACCCCGTGGACGTCCGCCCACAGGGGCAGTCCTTCCATATCACCTACGCCGACGACGAAGTCGCCGGTCGCGCCGACTTCCGCGACACAGACGGCGAACGCCTCTTCTTCCACACCGAAGTCGAAGAACAGTACGGCGGCCGTGGGCTGGCGTCCACGCTCCTCGACGCCGCCCTGGCCGCCACCGCCGCCGACGGCCTGACCGTCGTGGCCGTCTGCCCGTTCGTGAAAGCCCGCCTGGAGAAAGACGCCGGGCCCGTCACCTGGCGTAAACCCTCCCCCGATGACCTGACCTGGCTGCGCCGACACCTCTGA
- a CDS encoding carboxymuconolactone decarboxylase family protein, translating to MTDQNTPVGPQLDQELRDVFLAQDKAASLLGKKYAEVELPEALVELTMVHASQLNGCAACLTTHVPAARKAGVPQEKLDVLPAWREVDVFDAQEKAALELCEALTLLPRGRRHADAPVQAAEHFTDGQLVALEWAIIMINTYNRISIASGHGPTG from the coding sequence ATGACTGACCAGAACACCCCCGTTGGCCCGCAGCTCGACCAGGAGCTTCGCGACGTCTTCCTGGCGCAAGACAAGGCCGCCTCCCTGCTGGGCAAGAAATACGCCGAGGTGGAGCTGCCCGAGGCGCTCGTGGAGCTGACGATGGTGCACGCGAGCCAGCTCAACGGCTGCGCGGCGTGCTTGACGACACACGTGCCGGCCGCCCGTAAGGCCGGGGTGCCGCAGGAAAAGCTGGACGTGCTGCCCGCCTGGCGCGAGGTCGACGTCTTCGACGCACAGGAAAAGGCCGCGCTCGAGCTCTGCGAGGCGTTGACTCTGCTGCCGCGGGGCAGGCGCCACGCCGACGCCCCGGTGCAGGCCGCCGAGCACTTCACCGACGGGCAGTTAGTCGCCCTGGAGTGGGCGATCATCATGATCAACACGTATAACCGCATCTCGATCGCCTCGGGCCACGGCCCCACCGGGTGA
- a CDS encoding DUF4233 domain-containing protein, producing MTDPQHDATSDHAVNPGPLGPGHAPAKDPLKGLRGVMSGVLVLEALTVWLSLTVILKIDSGVLWTPFNIWFTVILGALYFVMAFLQRLPKALQINLALQAVGLVGFLVHWSLGAMVVIFIFVWWYLLALRRNLIERMRRGLLVTQHLGTADDVK from the coding sequence ATGACGGACCCGCAGCACGACGCCACGTCCGACCACGCCGTGAATCCCGGCCCCTTAGGCCCCGGCCACGCCCCCGCCAAAGACCCCCTGAAGGGATTGCGCGGGGTGATGAGCGGAGTGCTGGTGCTGGAGGCGCTCACCGTCTGGCTGTCGCTGACCGTGATCCTCAAAATCGACAGCGGCGTGCTGTGGACGCCGTTCAACATCTGGTTCACCGTCATCCTCGGCGCCCTGTACTTCGTGATGGCGTTCCTGCAGCGGCTGCCGAAGGCACTGCAGATCAACCTGGCGCTGCAGGCCGTCGGCCTGGTGGGCTTCCTCGTCCACTGGTCACTCGGCGCGATGGTCGTGATCTTCATCTTCGTGTGGTGGTATCTGCTGGCCCTGCGCCGCAACTTGATCGAGCGCATGCGCCGCGGCCTGCTGGTCACCCAGCATCTGGGCACGGCCGACGACGTCAAGTAA
- a CDS encoding pirin family protein produces MSNTEPAPSEIDLATTAPVCADGAKVEIITARAVPLGGPRAMTVHRTLPQRQRSTIGAWCFVDHYGPDDVSDTGGMDVAPHPHTGLQTVSWLFEGDVTHHDSGDHHAVVKPGEVNLMTAGAGICHSEVSTQSTTILHGVQLWTVLPDSARHGERRFDHHAPAPVAFDGGEALVFIGELLGYSSPIPAFTPLVGAELRLDPGAVLELDVDPDFEHGLLVDAGEIDLEGVAVAPRELAYTGVGETRLRIRNNGADRARLVFIGGEPFTEDVVMWWNFIGRDHDEIVQFREEWENHAERFGVTRGYVSHDADGLDRLPAPGFPNARIRPRVSPDPVARPELRTES; encoded by the coding sequence ATGTCGAACACCGAGCCCGCCCCCAGCGAAATCGATCTCGCCACGACCGCGCCCGTCTGCGCCGACGGGGCCAAGGTGGAGATCATCACCGCCCGCGCCGTCCCCCTCGGCGGCCCGCGCGCCATGACCGTGCACCGCACCCTGCCGCAACGCCAGCGCTCCACTATCGGCGCCTGGTGCTTCGTCGACCATTACGGCCCCGACGACGTCAGCGACACCGGCGGTATGGACGTGGCCCCGCACCCGCACACCGGATTGCAGACCGTCAGTTGGCTGTTCGAGGGCGACGTCACCCACCACGATTCGGGCGACCACCACGCCGTCGTCAAGCCCGGCGAGGTCAACCTCATGACCGCGGGCGCCGGCATCTGCCACTCGGAGGTGTCCACCCAATCCACGACCATTCTGCACGGCGTGCAGTTGTGGACCGTGCTGCCGGACTCCGCCCGCCACGGCGAACGCCGCTTCGACCACCACGCCCCCGCACCCGTCGCCTTCGACGGCGGCGAGGCGCTGGTGTTCATCGGCGAGCTGCTGGGCTATTCCTCCCCCATCCCCGCCTTCACCCCGCTCGTCGGCGCGGAGCTGCGGCTGGACCCGGGCGCCGTCCTCGAGCTCGACGTCGACCCCGACTTCGAACACGGCCTGCTCGTCGACGCCGGCGAAATCGACCTCGAGGGCGTCGCCGTCGCGCCCCGCGAACTGGCCTACACCGGCGTCGGCGAAACCCGCCTGCGCATCCGCAACAACGGCGCCGACCGCGCCCGGCTGGTGTTCATCGGCGGCGAGCCCTTCACCGAAGACGTGGTCATGTGGTGGAACTTCATCGGCCGCGACCACGATGAAATCGTCCAGTTCCGCGAGGAATGGGAAAACCACGCCGAGCGCTTCGGCGTCACCCGCGGTTACGTCTCCCACGACGCCGACGGCCTGGACCGCCTGCCCGCCCCCGGCTTCCCCAACGCCCGCATCCGCCCCCGCGTCAGCCCCGACCCGGTCGCCCGCCCGGAATTGAGGACCGAATCATGA
- a CDS encoding valine--tRNA ligase: protein MVPVTEQSMGKNLGTNRADALPKSWEPKEHETTMYDRWVDGGYFTADAESEKPAYSIVLPPPNVTGQLHMGHALDHTLIDSIVRRKRMQGYEVLWLPGMDHAGIATQTKVEEMLQETEGKDRYDYGREEFIAKVWEWKQQYGGDIQSQMRAIGDSVDWSRDRFTLDEGLSRAVQTIFKALYDQGMIYRANRLVNWSPSLETAVSDIEVVHKDVQGELVSIRYGSLNDDEPHLIVATTRVETMLGDVAIAVHPEDERYRDLIGAEFAHPFRDDLKLKVIADDYVDPEFGSGAVKVTPAHDPNDYAMGVRHDLAMPTIMDKTGHIADTGTDFDGLDRFEARVKVREALAEQGRIVKEVRPYEHSVGHSERSGEPIEPRLSLQWFVKVDALAKMSGDAIREGDTVIHPEAMEPRYFDWVDDMHDWTISRQLWWGHRIPIWYGPDGEVVCVGPDEQPPAGEGWEQDPDVLDTWFSSALWPFSTMGWPDKTPDLEKFYPTSVLVTAYDILFFWVARMMMFGTFAGTLTPELLGRGKDGRPQVPFTDLYLHGLVRDEHGRKMSKSLGNGIDPMDWVDKFGADALRFTLARGANPGIDLPVGEDHAQSSRNFATKLFNATKFALLNGADVGELPPREELTDADRWILDRLEEVRGKVDAYLEDYQFAKANEELYQFTWSEFCDWYLEIAKTQIPRDEVTQQGTNTQIVLGRVLDVVLRLLHPSMPFITELLWTTLTEGETVTVAPWPTAADTNGGATADEVAARRIEDAEKLVTELRRFRSDQGVKPSQKVPAAIDFAAADLAGQEPLVRSLAKVTAPEDDFEESASLELRLSQSTLTVALDTSGTVDKVAERKRLEKELAAANKELDGTGKKLANEAFLSKAPTEVVDKIRARRQVAQEEVERLTARLGGLK, encoded by the coding sequence ATGGTGCCCGTGACTGAGCAGAGCATGGGAAAGAATCTGGGTACCAATCGTGCCGACGCGCTCCCTAAGTCGTGGGAGCCGAAAGAGCACGAAACGACGATGTACGACCGCTGGGTCGACGGCGGCTACTTCACGGCGGACGCGGAGAGCGAAAAACCCGCGTACTCCATCGTTTTGCCGCCGCCGAACGTCACCGGGCAGCTGCACATGGGCCACGCCCTGGACCACACCCTGATCGACTCGATCGTGCGCCGGAAGCGGATGCAGGGCTATGAGGTGCTGTGGCTGCCGGGCATGGACCACGCCGGCATCGCCACCCAGACCAAGGTGGAGGAGATGCTGCAGGAGACCGAGGGCAAGGACCGCTACGACTACGGCCGCGAAGAGTTCATCGCCAAGGTCTGGGAGTGGAAGCAGCAGTACGGCGGGGACATCCAGTCGCAGATGCGCGCCATCGGCGACTCCGTCGACTGGTCCCGCGACCGCTTCACACTCGACGAGGGGCTTTCCCGCGCGGTGCAGACGATCTTCAAGGCGCTCTACGACCAGGGCATGATCTACCGGGCCAACCGACTGGTGAACTGGTCGCCGTCGCTGGAGACCGCCGTCTCCGACATCGAGGTCGTCCACAAGGACGTCCAGGGTGAGCTGGTGTCCATCCGCTACGGCTCGCTCAACGACGACGAACCGCACCTGATCGTGGCCACCACGCGCGTGGAGACGATGCTCGGCGACGTCGCGATCGCCGTGCATCCAGAAGACGAACGCTACCGCGACCTCATCGGCGCCGAGTTCGCGCACCCGTTCCGCGACGACCTGAAGCTGAAGGTCATCGCCGACGACTACGTCGACCCCGAGTTCGGCTCCGGCGCCGTCAAGGTGACCCCGGCGCACGACCCCAACGACTACGCCATGGGCGTGCGCCACGATCTGGCCATGCCGACCATCATGGACAAGACCGGACACATCGCCGACACCGGCACCGACTTCGACGGACTGGACCGCTTCGAGGCCCGCGTCAAGGTGCGCGAGGCCCTGGCCGAGCAGGGACGCATCGTCAAGGAAGTCCGCCCCTACGAGCATTCCGTGGGCCATTCCGAGCGCTCCGGCGAGCCGATCGAGCCGCGCCTGTCGCTGCAGTGGTTCGTCAAGGTCGATGCACTGGCGAAGATGTCCGGCGACGCGATTCGCGAAGGCGACACCGTCATCCACCCGGAGGCGATGGAGCCGCGCTACTTCGACTGGGTCGACGACATGCACGACTGGACGATTTCGCGCCAGCTGTGGTGGGGCCACCGCATCCCGATCTGGTACGGACCCGACGGCGAGGTCGTGTGCGTCGGGCCGGACGAGCAGCCGCCGGCCGGCGAAGGCTGGGAGCAGGACCCGGACGTCCTGGACACCTGGTTCTCTTCCGCGCTGTGGCCGTTCTCCACGATGGGGTGGCCGGACAAGACCCCCGACCTGGAGAAGTTCTACCCCACCTCGGTGCTGGTCACCGCCTACGACATCCTGTTCTTCTGGGTGGCGCGCATGATGATGTTCGGCACTTTCGCCGGCACCCTGACCCCGGAGCTGCTGGGACGCGGCAAGGACGGGCGCCCGCAGGTGCCGTTCACGGACCTGTACCTGCACGGCCTGGTGCGCGACGAGCACGGCCGCAAGATGTCCAAGTCCCTGGGCAACGGCATCGACCCGATGGACTGGGTGGACAAGTTCGGCGCCGACGCGCTGCGCTTCACCCTGGCCCGCGGCGCCAACCCGGGCATCGACCTGCCGGTGGGCGAAGATCACGCGCAATCCTCGCGTAACTTCGCCACCAAGCTCTTCAACGCCACCAAGTTCGCCCTGCTCAACGGCGCGGACGTGGGCGAGCTGCCGCCGCGCGAGGAGCTGACCGACGCCGACCGCTGGATCCTCGACCGCCTCGAGGAAGTCCGCGGCAAGGTCGACGCCTACCTGGAGGACTACCAGTTCGCGAAGGCCAACGAGGAGCTCTACCAGTTCACCTGGTCGGAGTTCTGCGACTGGTACCTGGAGATCGCCAAGACCCAGATCCCGCGCGACGAGGTCACCCAGCAAGGCACGAACACCCAGATCGTGCTCGGTCGGGTGCTGGACGTGGTGCTGCGTCTGCTGCACCCGTCGATGCCGTTCATCACCGAACTGCTGTGGACCACCCTGACCGAGGGGGAGACCGTCACCGTGGCGCCGTGGCCGACGGCCGCGGACACCAACGGCGGCGCGACGGCCGACGAGGTCGCCGCCCGCCGCATCGAGGACGCCGAGAAGTTGGTCACCGAACTGCGTCGGTTCCGTTCGGACCAGGGCGTCAAACCCTCGCAGAAGGTGCCGGCCGCCATCGACTTCGCGGCGGCCGACTTGGCCGGGCAGGAGCCGCTGGTGCGTTCGCTGGCGAAGGTGACCGCCCCGGAGGACGATTTCGAGGAGTCTGCCTCCCTGGAGCTGCGCCTGTCGCAGTCCACCCTGACCGTCGCGCTGGACACCTCCGGCACGGTGGACAAGGTCGCCGAGCGCAAGCGCCTGGAAAAGGAACTCGCGGCGGCGAACAAGGAACTGGACGGCACCGGCAAGAAGCTCGCCAACGAGGCGTTTTTGTCGAAGGCGCCGACCGAGGTCGTCGATAAGATCCGGGCCCGCCGGCAGGTGGCCCAAGAAGAGGTCGAGCGACTGACCGCCCGACTGGGGGGATTGAAGTAG
- the ndk gene encoding nucleoside-diphosphate kinase: MTERTLILIKPDGVKNGHVGEIIARIERKGLKLTALDLRTTDRETAEKHYEEHKDKPFFGELVDFITSAPLVAGIVEGERAIEAWRQLAGGTDPVSKATPGTIRGDFALTVGENVVHGSDSPESAEREISIWFPNL; encoded by the coding sequence ATGACTGAACGCACTCTCATCCTCATCAAGCCGGACGGCGTCAAGAACGGCCACGTCGGCGAGATCATCGCCCGCATCGAGCGCAAGGGCCTGAAGCTGACCGCTCTGGACCTGCGCACCACTGACCGCGAGACTGCGGAGAAACACTACGAGGAGCACAAGGATAAGCCGTTCTTCGGTGAGCTCGTCGACTTCATCACCTCCGCTCCGCTGGTGGCGGGCATCGTCGAGGGCGAGCGCGCCATCGAGGCGTGGCGTCAGCTGGCCGGCGGCACCGACCCGGTGTCCAAGGCCACCCCGGGAACCATCCGCGGTGACTTCGCTCTGACCGTCGGCGAGAACGTCGTCCACGGTTCGGACTCCCCGGAGTCCGCCGAGCGCGAGATCTCCATCTGGTTCCCCAACCTCTAG
- the folC gene encoding bifunctional tetrahydrofolate synthase/dihydrofolate synthase, whose product MADSRDEHTPDEAEALEKIREALEDMNGPATVDDLDEEGDAEGGEDLSEFGDVKLTDHGLTLNLGGANLDEERAAPASEAIGDADWAELARVDAELNQRWPETKIEPSLERIELLMDLLGSPQHSFKSIHVAGTNGKTSTVRMIESLLRAFHRRTGRATSPHLQSVTERITLDGVPVHPRDFVRTWEEIKPYVELVDQRTGTPMSKFEVLTALAYAAFADAPVDVAVVEVGMGGEWDATNVIHPEVAVITPIGMDHTDYLGETIEEIAAEKAGVIKRRADADDPLTPSDNVTVVAEQDPAALQVVLERAVEVDSAVARAGSEFGVLESGIAVGGQQLTLRGLAGDYDDVFLPLSGEHQARNAAVALAAVEAFFGAGPGRPLDVDTVRRGFAQVTSPGRLERMRSTPTTFIDAAHNPHGAKALGEALERDFDFHRLIGVVAVLGDKDAPGILASLEPHLSEIVVTQVSSPRALDAYDLAETAREIYGEERVHVADSLPGAYALAVELAEDADVQSGSGIVITGSVVAAGEARTMFGKDPQ is encoded by the coding sequence GTGGCCGATTCCCGCGACGAGCACACCCCCGACGAGGCCGAGGCGCTGGAGAAGATCCGGGAGGCGCTCGAAGACATGAACGGGCCCGCCACCGTCGACGACCTCGACGAGGAGGGCGACGCCGAGGGTGGCGAGGACCTCAGCGAGTTCGGCGACGTCAAGCTCACTGACCACGGGCTGACGCTGAACCTCGGCGGCGCCAACCTCGACGAAGAGCGCGCGGCCCCGGCGTCCGAGGCGATCGGCGACGCCGACTGGGCCGAGCTGGCGCGCGTCGACGCGGAGTTGAACCAGCGCTGGCCGGAGACGAAGATCGAGCCGAGTTTAGAGCGCATCGAGCTGCTCATGGATCTGCTCGGCTCCCCGCAGCACTCCTTCAAATCGATTCACGTCGCCGGCACCAACGGCAAGACCTCGACGGTGCGCATGATCGAGTCGCTGTTGCGCGCCTTCCACCGCCGCACCGGCCGGGCCACCAGCCCACACCTGCAGTCGGTGACCGAGCGCATCACCCTCGACGGCGTGCCCGTCCACCCGCGCGACTTCGTGCGCACGTGGGAGGAGATCAAGCCCTACGTCGAGCTGGTGGACCAGCGCACCGGAACCCCGATGAGCAAGTTCGAGGTTCTCACCGCCCTGGCCTACGCCGCGTTCGCCGACGCCCCCGTGGACGTCGCCGTCGTGGAGGTCGGCATGGGCGGGGAGTGGGACGCGACCAACGTCATCCACCCCGAGGTCGCCGTGATCACCCCGATCGGCATGGACCACACGGACTACCTGGGCGAGACGATCGAGGAGATCGCGGCGGAGAAGGCCGGCGTGATCAAACGCCGGGCGGACGCGGATGACCCGTTGACCCCGTCGGACAACGTCACCGTCGTCGCGGAGCAGGACCCCGCCGCCCTGCAGGTCGTGCTGGAACGCGCGGTCGAGGTGGACTCCGCCGTGGCGCGCGCCGGCAGCGAATTCGGGGTGCTCGAATCCGGTATCGCGGTCGGCGGCCAGCAGCTCACCCTGCGCGGCCTGGCCGGCGACTACGACGACGTCTTCCTGCCCCTGTCCGGCGAACACCAGGCCCGCAATGCGGCCGTGGCACTCGCCGCCGTGGAGGCGTTCTTCGGCGCCGGCCCCGGCCGCCCGCTGGACGTCGACACCGTGCGCCGCGGCTTCGCCCAGGTCACCTCTCCGGGCCGGCTGGAACGCATGCGCTCGACCCCGACGACGTTCATCGACGCCGCCCACAACCCGCACGGCGCGAAAGCGTTGGGGGAGGCGCTGGAGCGCGACTTCGACTTCCACCGGCTCATCGGCGTGGTCGCCGTCCTCGGCGACAAGGACGCCCCCGGCATCCTCGCCTCCTTGGAGCCGCACCTGTCGGAGATCGTGGTCACCCAGGTTTCTTCCCCGCGGGCGCTTGACGCGTATGATCTGGCGGAGACCGCCCGCGAAATCTACGGCGAGGAACGCGTACACGTGGCGGATTCGTTGCCCGGCGCCTACGCCCTGGCCGTTGAACTGGCGGAGGACGCCGACGTGCAGTCCGGCTCCGGCATCGTGATCACCGGCTCCGTCGTCGCCGCCGGCGAGGCCCGCACCATGTTCGGAAAGGACCCCCAATGA
- a CDS encoding carboxymuconolactone decarboxylase family protein, which translates to MTDSTPSYGPYLDKFFPEVYKSLNKVSGQVRKIYPDVDLSTALIELISVRASQLNGCAACLSIHVPAARRAGVSETKLQVLPAWREVDVFDAQEKAALELCEELTLLPPGRRHADAAVRACEHFAEEQVAALEWAIILINTYNRISIASGHPPLTR; encoded by the coding sequence ATGACTGATTCCACCCCGAGCTACGGCCCCTACCTGGACAAGTTTTTCCCCGAGGTCTACAAGTCCCTCAACAAAGTCTCCGGTCAGGTGCGCAAGATTTACCCCGACGTGGACCTGTCCACCGCCCTGATCGAGCTGATCAGCGTGCGCGCCAGCCAGCTCAACGGCTGCGCCGCCTGCCTGTCCATCCACGTGCCCGCCGCCCGACGCGCCGGCGTGAGCGAGACCAAGCTGCAGGTGTTGCCCGCCTGGCGGGAGGTCGACGTCTTCGACGCGCAGGAAAAGGCCGCGCTCGAGCTCTGCGAGGAACTGACCCTGTTGCCGCCGGGGCGTCGTCACGCGGACGCCGCCGTGCGTGCCTGCGAGCACTTCGCGGAGGAGCAGGTCGCCGCCCTGGAGTGGGCGATCATCCTCATCAACACCTACAACCGCATTTCGATTGCCTCGGGACATCCGCCGCTGACGCGATGA
- a CDS encoding Hsp70 family protein, with translation MRFGIDFGTTRTVMAAVDRGNYPVVHSADPEGDFFDYLPSVVAIDAARGGKIVAGWEALALEGAEYTRSFKRMLSGEGVTARTPVRIGDELRPISEVLLAFAEEVARQLRRYQAELGDYSATEAVLGVPANASSAQRLLTMDAFTRAGVRVLGLVNEPSAAAFEYSHRHERTLNTKRSSILVYDLGGGTFDVSLIKIDGNAHEVITSRGVSRLGGDDFDELLLSLALAKAGRQDDALGRRASMRLLEEARTAKEQLKPQSRRLILDVADTDVTVPVTEFYDEAEALVTLTMDLLSDVVGHEESLTDTDIAGIYLVGGASALPLIPRTLRERYARRVHRSPLPGASTAVGLAIAADPESDFHLLDRRGRGIGVFRERDGGAGVVFDPLVELSASPDEDGVTRVVRRYEAAHNIGVFRFVEYTSLDEKGQPGDMSVLCEVTVPFDRKLPPVAQLKDVPVERRDGGPEVVERIRVSPDGIAKVAIEVPAMGMVVTK, from the coding sequence ATGCGCTTCGGGATTGATTTCGGCACGACACGTACGGTGATGGCGGCGGTGGACCGGGGCAACTACCCGGTGGTCCACTCCGCGGATCCGGAGGGGGATTTCTTCGACTACCTCCCCTCGGTAGTCGCCATCGACGCCGCCAGGGGAGGAAAGATCGTCGCCGGGTGGGAGGCGCTCGCCTTGGAGGGGGCGGAGTACACCCGCTCTTTCAAACGCATGTTGAGCGGGGAGGGCGTCACGGCGCGCACCCCGGTGCGCATCGGCGATGAGCTGCGCCCGATCAGCGAGGTGTTGTTGGCCTTCGCGGAGGAAGTGGCCCGCCAGCTGCGTCGCTACCAGGCGGAATTAGGCGACTACAGCGCCACGGAGGCGGTCCTCGGGGTGCCGGCGAACGCCTCGAGCGCGCAACGGCTGCTGACGATGGACGCCTTCACCCGGGCGGGCGTCCGGGTGCTGGGACTCGTCAACGAGCCCAGCGCCGCGGCCTTCGAATACAGCCACCGCCATGAGCGCACCCTGAACACCAAACGTTCCAGCATTCTGGTCTACGACTTGGGCGGCGGGACCTTCGACGTGTCGTTGATCAAGATCGACGGCAACGCCCACGAAGTGATCACCTCCCGCGGCGTCAGCCGCCTGGGCGGGGACGATTTCGACGAGCTGCTGCTTTCCCTGGCGTTGGCGAAGGCCGGCCGGCAGGACGACGCCTTGGGTCGCCGCGCGAGCATGCGGTTGCTCGAGGAGGCGCGCACCGCGAAGGAGCAGCTCAAGCCACAGTCGCGGAGGCTGATCCTGGACGTCGCCGACACCGACGTGACCGTGCCCGTCACGGAGTTCTACGACGAGGCGGAGGCGCTGGTGACCCTCACCATGGACCTGCTCTCCGACGTGGTGGGGCACGAGGAGTCGCTGACGGACACGGACATCGCCGGGATTTACCTGGTGGGTGGCGCCAGTGCCCTGCCGTTGATTCCGCGGACGCTGCGGGAACGCTACGCCCGCCGCGTGCACCGCTCTCCGCTGCCGGGCGCGTCGACGGCGGTGGGGCTGGCGATCGCCGCGGATCCGGAGTCGGATTTCCACCTGCTGGACCGCCGGGGCCGCGGCATCGGCGTGTTCCGGGAACGCGACGGCGGGGCCGGCGTCGTCTTCGACCCGTTGGTCGAACTGTCGGCCAGCCCCGACGAGGACGGGGTGACCCGGGTGGTGCGCCGCTACGAGGCGGCGCACAACATCGGCGTGTTCCGGTTCGTGGAGTACACGTCGCTGGACGAGAAAGGCCAGCCGGGCGACATGTCGGTGCTGTGCGAGGTGACGGTGCCGTTTGACCGGAAGTTGCCGCCCGTGGCGCAGTTGAAGGACGTGCCGGTGGAGCGCCGGGACGGCGGCCCGGAGGTCGTCGAGCGCATCCGGGTCAGCCCGGACGGCATCGCCAAGGTCGCCATCGAGGTTCCGGCGATGGGGATGGTCGTCACCAAGTAG
- a CDS encoding TetR/AcrR family transcriptional regulator, producing the protein MTVVRRAQQARAVEKKRQILDAAVALMFEKGVPGVTHRQVAARAQVPVGSIGYYYNTREDLLVTAVAELGRRRRRDAETILREVRAPLPPEATADLLLRIMVGEEPTGDMLTDWLAIMLDGIRESEPLRAALDGVRCDLYLDFRVLLDAAGYPGVEESSVNARIGGAVLVAVVEQREDVLASVRGALVDLLEKQPG; encoded by the coding sequence ATGACCGTTGTGCGTCGTGCGCAGCAAGCCCGCGCGGTTGAGAAAAAGAGGCAGATTCTCGACGCCGCCGTCGCGCTGATGTTTGAAAAGGGCGTGCCGGGGGTGACCCACCGTCAGGTCGCCGCCCGCGCACAAGTACCGGTGGGATCCATCGGCTACTACTACAACACCCGCGAAGACCTGCTGGTCACCGCCGTCGCAGAGTTGGGGCGTCGTCGACGACGAGACGCAGAAACGATTCTGCGCGAGGTGCGCGCCCCACTTCCGCCGGAAGCCACTGCGGACCTGCTCCTGCGGATCATGGTCGGCGAGGAGCCCACCGGGGACATGCTGACGGACTGGCTGGCGATCATGCTCGACGGCATCCGGGAGTCCGAGCCGCTCCGCGCGGCGCTCGACGGAGTGCGCTGCGATCTCTACTTGGATTTCCGCGTGCTGCTCGACGCAGCCGGGTATCCCGGCGTCGAGGAAAGCAGCGTCAACGCCCGCATCGGCGGCGCCGTCCTGGTGGCCGTGGTCGAACAACGCGAGGACGTGCTCGCGTCGGTGCGCGGCGCCCTCGTCGACCTGCTGGAAAAGCAGCCGGGGTGA